GTTTAGTGACAACAGACAAGGAACAAAACAACTTTATAAgtataaattattttgttttatctttcatATAAATTTTTGGGATATTTTCTCAACTCTTAATATGTAAGAATTGTAAAGTAGTTAGTCCAAATTACTCTACCTAGTCTTTCTTATAAAGATGTGTATCACCCTAACCCTTAGTATTAAGGTTTGTGAGACTACTCAATCAACCTTTTATGTAGAATATTAAGAAttcaataaatagaataaaaactaaaattattttttaagaaaaaaaaattcatcattaatttattttttctacTCTAAATTTGTAAATTTGAGGAACAATTACAAGACCAAattgttttgagttttgatttcATCCTCACCAAACTCTTTTATAGTTAAAACATGAAAATCTTAATTTTATaagataaaatataataaaattaattttaaaaaattaaataaatattagttataatgattttaatattttatatcatttaataaatatctttaaattaattcttcatttgatttttttacttaataaatttatataaactttatgaacatttaattaaatatcttccaTTAATTCTTTAAATATAATCAATATATTTTTCATCAATACTTACTCAATTTTTTTGAATAGAAATAAAGATATTTTTCCTATCCCTTTATGACAGTTTAGCTTAAATTTATATAAAGCCTAATTTAAAATTTtggaaataattatttaataaaatttgatttttaattgatCATTTTATATGTTTATTTTAATTCCACAAAGTTGAACTGTCAGAAATTTGCATTATCCACAATGTTATATTGTGAACCTGGATAGAATTCATGAATACTGGTTTATTTTAATGTATGTTTTTGTAAGGTTCTCTATCAAATTCTTTGTGGAAGTTATGTGAATTTGTAATAcatatattttttgtttgtttgttaaaGTCCATTACATATTCATTGTATATAGGTAGAAGGAGTGGAGCATTCTGCTCCAACTACAATGGTTCTCTACTTCACTGGAGCTACAAATATCCTCTACACTTTTGGAGGTCATGCAGTGACAGTGTAAGTGGGCAGCCATTAACTTCTCTTCAAGCTGTAAAAGTATTGCAATGGTTTGTAAGATAGTGTATAGGACATTGCAACATTAAGGGTGCTTTTCAAAATCCccttgtttcttttgatttcttattGGTTGACTGTTGTTTGTCTGTGTTCTATCTTTTAACAGCGATTTAGGATTCCTACAAAATTCTAAAATCCGTTTGTACAAAGTTTCGCATTACTACAAAATCCGTTTGTATAGAGTTAATATTTCTTTTTCTTGTTAATTCTTACAGGGAAATAATGCATGCCATGTGGAAACCTCAGAAATTCAAGGCAATCTACTTGCTTGCAACACTATATGTGCTTACACTGACTCTACCCTCTGCAATATCTGTGTACTGGGCATTTGGAGATCAGCTGCTGGATCACTCAAATGCCTTCTCTTTACTACCAAGATCAGGATGGCGTGACCTGGCAGTCGTTCTCATGCTCATTCATCAGGTCAGAAACAAGAAAAACTTAACAAATGTTCACCTATCCAAAATTTTAAGCTTTTTTCACATTGATTTTGCCCTTTCTGGAGTCTTTATGATGTGTTAAAAAGTGGACTTGTGTGTGCATTGCCTGCATGCAGTTCATTACATTTGGGTTTGCATGTACTCCCCTGTATTTTGTATGGGAGAAAGTGATTGGAATGCATGATGCAAAGAGCATTTTGAGGAGGGCACTTGCCAGATTGCCTGTTGTGATTCCCATTTGGTTTCTTGCCATCATTTTCCCATTCTTTGGACCCATCAACTCTGCAGTTGGTGCACTTCTGGTCAGTTTTACAGTCTACATTATACCTGCCCTGGCTCACATGTTAACATACAGGACTTCTCTCTCAAGAAAGGTCAGTACAACCTACTATAAAAGCATGCTCTTTCATCTTGTCTATTTATAATACTTTACTTAGATGTGTAATTCTATTGCATAAATGAAAAAGTGGAAGACTGAAATACATCTCTACCTTTAATGTCTTATTCACTATCTTAATCTGATTTACAGCCAAATCAAGTTTCGAAGTTTTGTTGTATCGTGTTTCTGGATTTTAACTGCATGGAATTTATTTGCAATCAGCGTTTCAGATCATTCCATAATCCATaaacatcaacatttcagatcacactccataaTCCATCGTCAAGATCATGATGATGGATCATGCAgagtgatccaaaacgttgatgataATAGATTATGAAGAGTGATCTGCAATGTTGATGCAAATAaatcagatcacactccatgatctatCATCAGGATCCTAATGATAGATCATGGAGAGTGATCAgaaacattgatgcaaataaattctacacagttgaatccagaaaCACACCTCAATAATCATTATGAACTGTAGAAATGAAGATTTGATTCCTCATTTCATAAACCATTGACCCCAATCAAGATTTCCTTATATGAATTATTACTGTtttaacattgtgtttgaaaatttTCTTGCAGAATGCTGTGGAGAAACCACCTTTTTTCATACCAAGTTGGATAGCAATATACCTAGTGAACCTCTTTGTGGTGTTTTGGGTACTAATAGTTGGTTTTGGATTTGGTGGATGGGCGAGCATGACTAATTTTGTGAGACAAGTGAACACATTTGGGCTTTTTGCTAAATGTTATCAGTGTTCTCACCATCCTCCAATGGTGGGAgctccccctccccctcttattCCCAAGTTAAATGTCTCTGATCTGTCTCCAAGTGCAGCTCCAAATTCTTTGTAAACCTTGTACTTAAAAAGTACAAAtaatatatgatgatgatgatgatatgatataCCATAGtgtggagtggttggaattttgtAGCTGACATGACAAGATGACCATGACAGAAAAATCAATGGAAAAGTATAGTTCCTTACATTACATTACATGCATAGGGTTATTAGGGTGGTTCACCCTACCTTTTCATATTGGATTTGTAATCTCACTTCATTTTGGATGGAATGGATTTTTTTATTTACAGAAAGGAAGATTGTGCCATGCACTTACTAATCTAGATTAGACCTCGACTTTTTTAACGACACGTGTCATGTCGACTTTAACAATGTTTTCATGGTTTAATTTATTCTAGCTTATTTCATAGCATTTTAATGATTATTAAAGATGTGGTCACATCTTAAAATTAAAGAtacttaaattttcaaaattttaattgaaAAAACTATCTTATCATGAAAAATAGTCCTCCAATCTCCTCAACCAATTAATGGAATTGTAGGCGGAATATTAATATATACATTAAAAGTACCTATAGTTTTATAAGTTACAAAAAAACTTGATGGTGATATATATGAGTGGATACACATATGGCACTTGACTTTTGTGTCCATGTCAATAAATTAGAATTGTTGGGATTGTCAAGCTGAAATTTAAGTTTGATACGAAACAAATTTGTTTATTGTGGCCATGGGCATCTATTGCTTTCAATAATGAAGAATAATATTATATCCCTTTACATCACATGTGTGTATATTAGTATTAAAAATTAAAACTACATGGAAAAGAGTGGCTAAAGGTATAGTACAATGGTTAAGGATAAGATTTTCATATATTTCTTTTTCTAATCATTTGAGTCTAGTTTTTTATAGAATTATTCAGTCcattaaaacccaaaaaataccATAAAATTGGTTGTCTTATATCACTTGTAATGTTAAAGTAAAAGGGGTCGTTGTTTACCTGATTGCTATGGTTGGCCAAACCATTGAGCATAGTAAATGTAAATGTTAAAGTTTTTTTGAGCATAGTAAATGTAAATGTTAAAGTTTTTGAGGTGTAATTTTATTGGATGTCACTTCTATGTGTTAGAGGGAAGCTAATGGGGTTATATTATTTAGTGGTATTaggtaaatttttttaattttttttttataatttataatttaatttgaagattaaaaaaaagtcTAGTTAGTTATAGTAGATGTGAGGGGTAGACGAAAAATTAATAAGATAATATAcatgaaattattatttttcttataattttttcattttaatgatggatcatggagtgggatctaaaatgttgatgcaaacaaaATCTTACATAGTGGAATCTAGAAACAAAGGACTAAtcaataatgattttttttaatggaaTTCATATTGAGTGAAAATCAAATTTAGATCAATTTATATTTTTTGTTGGGAATTATGAGTTCAAATGTTAAATGTTAAGTTTAGAAGTAATATGTAGAGTATGCTAATATGAATCGTTTTGTTAAATTGTGTATTTGATGTTATAATATAGAAAGATTGGTATCCTTGATCTTTGTTGCATGGACTCTCATGTAAAAATGTTGATATTTTTGGGTCCATTACACAAATTTGGATTGTTCCTATAAGCATAGGTTTGTCTCATGATTTGTGGATTTGATTTGATGAATTTTCCACTGTTGCTCAATTCACTTTGAAGTCTACTCTTCCCTAATTGATGAGGGTTGGAGGTATTTAGAAATACCTTAGGAATGTTATAGTATCACTAAGGTCAAGTTCTCTTGGGTCAACCTTGAAAGGCCAATTGTATGATTGTAGAAATGGTTAAGGACAACAATCTCTAGTCATGAATTTGTTGTGAGAATAATGAAGTAGATTTAAGTTAAATGAAAGGATTCCTATGGGGAATGCTCCTTAAATGTTCTTGATGTTCCAAGACAAACAAATGCACATTGAATTCTTTTAAATACCACTATATAGCAATAAATTGTACAAAACATGTACCGAGTTAGCTTGTGGTGGGAAATAAATTGGAGGTGGTAGGGGGGAGATGGATGATTTTTGAgatttgaatgtttgaattttgGAGTCAACTCTATAAACATGAGATCAATCATACATCTACAAGATTAACCAAGGATGAAAAAAAAGATATTTCTAATGTATGTAAAATGGATAAGGTGTGGTTGAATATGTGGGAATGCACCAAAAGTGCCTCTATAATTTGTTTCTTAGTGATGGTGGGAACATGTAAATAGATAGGGGAACATGCTTAATTTTGTCTAGGGATGTACAATTTCTTGATTTGTAATTTTATCAAGTCATTTTTAAAAATGATCGTGGATCTAAAAGAGAATTGGCATGTTTTTTTGTAAATTGCATTATTATATTCCCCCCCCTCTTTAAGGTGCATGTGAATCATAAAATGAGCATGCATCTTAAAGTAGACAATTACTCTACCATATGCACGTAAAGAAAATAATTAGATATAATAATGATATTACATCTATTAAAAACAAGGGACCTTGGTAGATATCATTGTGATTACCATTGGCATGTGCTCCAAGAGAACttgtaaaaataaagaaaagttgttTAATGAGTAGCTTCTATTATGCAAGTTATAAGATTGGTCTAAAATTAGTCACCCAAGATCAAGGAGCTTCAATGAAAGAAAAAGGAGACAATAATTCTATTTTATCAAAGGATGTGCAAATGTACAATAATGATTTTAGATTGCTCAAATGAGAGCTATAAGTGGGTATCTATAAGATACACCACTGATAGAAGTGAATGTACAACCAATGTGTGATAATAGGACATGTAGCCACATGTGCACATTGTCTCCACAAAATTAGGGAGGTACAAGCTAGATTATGCAAATGCAATCTACCTAACTAGATGGCCATCTAAGCAAGCTTATTGTATTCTAGGAGCATATAATGCAATAAAGTAGCTaacaaaatgtaagaaaataaaaaaatgcccTATTACCCATGTGTTTGCATGCCCATAAGAATAACTTAGGTAGTTAGGAAAGAAAAAACGGGCCTCAACAAATATGTAACCATGTGTCCCACAAGGAACTAAGAAGGATAAAACCCCATATGACGAAAAAACTTCCTTGATAAAGATGCCACCCCCTGCCTCCCAtcctaaaaaaattaaataaaaaatagaggGAAACTTCCCAAATAATGAGACAAGAAGATACACCATGAATCCCCCAAGAAGGTGTAATTTTTTGCTCTAATGGTAGATTTTCAACATTAAATACTAAAGAGTATACATAATTGTTGAACAACATTCTCCCCTTAGGAAAAAACAAATACAAATGTGTATGCATGATATATTCCCATTACTGAAAGGAATATCAATgaacaaaattttaaatataagTCTTTAGAAACTACTCAAGAGTCACCATGTTGGTGCTAAGATGCGTCACAATCAAATTGGGGATCTCAGGCCCGAGAGAAGAAAGTGACAAGCCAAAACCTTTTGAAAATAAATGTAGAATAATATCCAAAGATGAAGAGACAACAAATATGATGGAAATATGATCAAAGAAGATATAATGTCCTTAATGGCATCTTACAAATCTACAAGGGACATGCAAGGTGTCCACACTAGTGAAAGGGGTAGTATGGAGAAGTAGAAAAGATTTTAGCCTCTCATGACCTCTAGGCATCCAACCTATTCCAAGGAACATGAAGACACATGAAAAATGTCTTAGGATTGAAAAGTTAATGATAGCTTATCCTAACATCAAGTACCCCATGTAcccaaaaatatttgcaatttttcataaatataaaaaatatatcaaaaaatagatttttataatttaaatactaGGGCCTACAAAAGATTCCTCTTGTGTAGAAAATATTCTTTATTGAATATTTTGTATATTATAATTCATATGGCAAGGTAAGATAAGTTTCCTAAGGGCCTATGACAAAGTACTTTGATTTCAACAATTTGGCAATTGATCTATGGGCCTTTATGCCCTTCAACGTAATGATAGAATAAATTTTACCCCAAACTACTTTGAATGACAATTGATCTCTAGATACCCACTAGAAAACCCACCCTTTAAATCattatatatttgaaaaatatttagCCATAAAGCCACCCAATAATGCAAAtgagagaaaataaataattaacaaaAAACTAGAAATTATGATAAGTTATATTCTATTCAATGGGAATATCATATCCATGATTGTTATGAAAGTCGTAAGTCCGTATATATTATAGGATATAATTCCCAAGAGACTAATAAACACAACCAATATGAGATAAAGTGAAAGATTCCTTGGGCAAACTTAACCAAAAGTATAAAAACCTAAGTAGAGAACTAGATAGGAAATAGACTAGTTAGAAAATATACCTTATTCACATTAACACCCCCTCTTAGGTGAAACTTttgagaaaaattaaaaatatgcaAAATATGAGTCTTGGCTAGAAGGCTTGATGAGGTACTCAAGTACAAAAAAAGGCCATCCAAAATGTAAGAGAAGGATAAAACCTAGTGGTAAACAACTCACCCCCATGAGAGGATGAAGCAAGTATGGCTAAGTCACGCCCTTGAAGGAATGATGTATGGTGACCCTATCAAGAGATCTCATTGATGGAGATAATTTTTATCAATAAAGGGTTGGGTGACAATATATATAACCTACTTTATCCTGGTACAATAGCAAAAATCAATGACCAACTCTTGTTTCAACCCCTGAAGAAAGTGCATGCGGATTTCAATGTGTTTGGTTGATTGATGTTGGA
This genomic stretch from Cryptomeria japonica chromosome 8, Sugi_1.0, whole genome shotgun sequence harbors:
- the LOC131028885 gene encoding auxin transporter-like protein 4 — encoded protein: MMAQKQAEEAIVPNYSEMEVEGKDTDGIDTENDASFKGGVFKRMFWHGGSVYDAWFSCASNQVAQVLLTLPYSFSQLGMVSGILFQIFYGLMGSWTAYLISVLYVEYRTRKEKENFNFRNHVIQWFEVLDGLLGPYWKAVGLAFNCTFLLFGSVIQLIACASNIYYINDHLDKRTWTYIFGACCATTVFIPSFHNYRLWSFLGLGMTTYTAWYLTIAALVHGQVEGVEHSAPTTMVLYFTGATNILYTFGGHAVTVEIMHAMWKPQKFKAIYLLATLYVLTLTLPSAISVYWAFGDQLLDHSNAFSLLPRSGWRDLAVVLMLIHQFITFGFACTPLYFVWEKVIGMHDAKSILRRALARLPVVIPIWFLAIIFPFFGPINSAVGALLVSFTVYIIPALAHMLTYRTSLSRKNAVEKPPFFIPSWIAIYLVNLFVVFWVLIVGFGFGGWASMTNFVRQVNTFGLFAKCYQCSHHPPMVGAPPPPLIPKLNVSDLSPSAAPNSL